From the Nevskia ramosa DSM 11499 genome, the window CGCCCGCTGCTCGCGCAGCTTCGCTTCCAGCGCTTCCTCCAGCACCCGCGACAGATTCAGCTTCTGCGCGCGCGCTTCATCGATCAGCTTGCTGCTGACCGACAGGTTCACGGCACGGCGTTCCGGCTTGGCGGTGGGGTTCTTGGCGAGCATCACAGAGTGTCCAGTTCGTCTGACATGCGCATTCTATCTGCGCACCGCTGAAATGTCCGCCTACAGCAGCCGCGCCGCGATCGCCTTCAACACCGCATGGGTGCGATCACGAGCATCGAGTCTGGCGAGGATTTCAGTCAGATGATTCTTCACCGTGCCATCGGAAATGTTCAGCGCGCGGCCGATTTCCTTGTTCGAGTAGCCGCCGGCGACCAGCCGCAGCACGGCCAGCTCGCGTTCGGTCAGGCGCACCGGTTTCGCATCGTCCTGCGCAGTGACGCGCCGCGCCGCATCGAGGCTCTGCGGCGACACCAGGCTGCGACCGGCGGCAACAGCGCGGATCGCGGCCGCCAAGGCATCCGGCTCGGCGTCCTTGAGCAGATAGCCCTGGGCACCGGCGCTGATCGCGCCCTGCATCAGCCCCGGATCGTCGAAAGTCGTCAGCAGCACCACCGGCGTGTAATCGCCACGCGCACGCAGCAGCTTCACGACTTCGATACCGGAATGCACGGGCATGCGGATGTCGCTGAGGATCACGTCGACCTGCGTGCCTTGCAGCGCCGCCAGCAGCGCGGCGCCATCGGCCGCTTCTATGACGATATCCAGGCCGCCGAGCGATTCGAGCAGCGCGGCCAAGCCCTTGCGGACCAGGGCCTGGTCGTCGGCCAGTGCCAGGCGAAGCACGGGCTCGCTCATGGCGACACCGGCAGTTGCGCGCTCAAGCGCAGCCCGCCTTCGGGCCGTACAGCAATGCTCAGCGCGCCGCCGAGCGCGGCCAGCCGCTCGCGCATGCCATGCAGGCCGTTGCCTTCATCGGGCAGCGCTTGCGCACGACCGTCGTCCTCGATCTGCAGTTCGATGCCTCGGTCATGACGCTGCAGCCGCAGCACGATCGTTGCGCAGGCCGCATGGCGCAATGCATTGGTCAGCCCTTCCTGGGCGACTCGCAGCAGCGCCTGTGCTTGATCGAGCGTTGCTGGACGCGCCGCCGCATCCAGCTCGAAGCGCAGCACCGGTCGCGACAGCGACGGCGCCAACGCCCGCAGCGCGGCATGCAGATCGATGCCGTCATGGGCGCGCAGGGTATCGACGACACCACGGACATCGGCGAGCAGTTCATCGGACAACCGCATGCAATCGTCGACCCCCTTGCGCTGCGGCTCGGCCACCTCGCGCTCGATCATCCGCAGCTGCAGCTTCAGCGCCGTCAGCTTGTGGCCGGCGATGTCGTGCAGCTCGCGCGACAGCCGCAGCCGCTCTTCGCCCCGTGCCGATTCGAGCAGCAGCTGCCGCGTCGCCAGCAGCTCGGCGTTGATCGCCCGCAGTGCATCGCGGGCTTCTTCGGCGCGGCGGGCATATGTGGTGGTGAGCGCCGCGAACGCCTGGAAGCCGACATAGGACAACAGCGCGGGAATCGCACTGGCCGTGCCCCAATGCGCGATCAGCAGCGCCGCCAGCACGGCATTGATGGCCAGGGTCAGCAGCAGCGCAGTCCGCAGTGGATAAACCGCGAACATCTGCGCGGCGACCAGGATCAGCAGCACCGCCATCGAACCGGATTGCGGCAGGCCCCAGATCGCCAGCAGCGCAGCGACCGCTTGGGCCAGCACCAGCCGGCACACGGCGGCATCGCGATCCAGCAGCGCGGTGTTGGCGCGACGCACGAACAGCAGTATCTGCAGCACCAGACCCGTTGCGCCGATCAGGGTCCGCGCATCGAACGCCAGCCGCTCATTGAGCAGATCGCGTAGCGGATCGACGGCAATCGCCAGCCAGGTGATGTACGCCGCCAGGCTGAGCGGCGCAGTCGGCGAGTTCCAGGACGAGCGGGCAGCGGGCGGCGCGGGATCGATCATCCGTCGAGCATCGCAGTACGGCGACAGCGCGCCAAGGTGAGTTTTCTCACCCCCTGCGCATGCCTTTTCTCACCTGTGCGCAGCAGCAGCCGGCTTCGACAATGGCCGCACACCCTGAACCAGAGTTTTCCATGACCGACCTCGCCCTGCTGGCCTATGCGCTGATCGTCAAGCTGCACATCGCCGCCGGCGTCATCGCGCTGATCGCGTTCTGGACTGCCGGCTTCGCCCGCAAAGGACGCGGCGGGCTACACGTAAGCGCCGGCAGCATCTATCTGATGGCGATGCGCGCAATCCTGATCACCGGCCTGCCGATGGCGCTCTCATCGTTCATCAAGGGGCATCCGGGCCAGGGCGTGTTCCTGAGTTATCTGGTTGTGCTGGTCGCAACGACCGTCTTCGTGGCGCCGCGCGCGGTGCGCTTCAAGCAGGATTTCGATGGCTTCCGCAGCGGCGCCTATCGCTTCTACGCCGTGCTGCTGCCGGCCACGGCGCTGGCGGCGATGAGCTACGGCCTGGTCGCCGGCAATGCGCTGCTGATCGGCTTTCCGGTAGTCGGCCTCGTCATCGGCACCGGCATGTGGCGCAACCTGCGCCGCGCCAGTCCGGACGCCGGCTGGTGGCTGAAGGAGCATTACGGCGCGATGATCGGCAACGGTGTCGGCACCCATATCGCCTTCCTTGCCATCGGCCTGTCGCGGCTGCTGCCGAAAGCGCAGGCGGAAACGGCGCAACTGCTGGCCTGGTTCGGACCGCTGACCATCGCGACCATCGCCATCGTCCTGCTCAATCGCCGGCACCGGCGGCGCCATTCGCAGCCGCTGCTGGTGCACTGAACGGCAGCCTCGGGGGTTGACCCTCGGTTGCCGGGGCAGGAGGCTGCGGATTCAATGACCGCCATTCCTGCCGCGAGACGAGACATGCCTGAAGCGCTGAAGCAGCAGAAGTCCCGCTCGACCATTCGCCTGCTGGCTACCGCGGTGCTGCTGAGCCTTGCCACTGCGGGCGTCGCCGCCCCGGCCACGCCTGCCGCCGAGCCGAAGCTGCCGGTTCCGCTTGACCCGAGCATGTTCACCGGCATGCTCAAGGGCTACAAGGACTGCCGCGCGAAGTACGCCGAGATGGATGCGCGGGTCGATGCCGCCGGAGTCCGCGATGGCAGCTACTACCGGGTGCCCGGCTTCCCGTACTTGCGCACCGATCGCTACACCGCCTCATTCAAGGACAAGGTCAGCGGGCTCGACGAAGTCGCCGGCTGGACGCGCCGCATGCGCGAGTTCGATCAGGAAGCCCGCGAGTTCGAGTACCAGAACCTCGGCATGTCGACCGAGGAAATCGGCACCTGGCGCTATGACCTGCTGTCCTGCGGCAGCGGCCTGGCCAACCTCGAACTGTTCGAGGAAAAGAACATGGCCTTCCTGCGCAAGCAGGTCATCCCCGGCAGTGACTACCGGCAAGCGCCCACCAAGCTGACCGAGGTCCAGCGCAAGGCGATCGCAGCGCAGGACGCCGAGGTCCTCAAGCGCTTCACGGCTGCGCTGCCGGCGGCCGATGCCAAGGCGCCGCTGAAGCTCTGGAGCGTGAAGCCGGTCGAGGACATGGCGCTGATCGAGAAGGGCTATGGCAATGCCATTCCCGACGAACTCGGCGTGCCGGCGCTGATCGACTCGCAATGGCGCGCGTTCGCCGAGCGCCACGCACCGACACTGTGGATCGAGACCGCCGGCAGCCGCGATCAGCCCGGCATGCCGATCGCGAAGGACAGCGCGGTGACGGTCGATCCAGCGCAGCCGCGCATGCACTACCAGATCACCTTCACCCGCTTCGGCGACTTCCCGCTGGCGCAGATCAATTACTTCATCTGGTTCGCCGGCCGCGACGGCAACGAGGGCGCGCTCGACAGCCTGATCTGGCGAGTCACGCTCGATACCAAGGCCGAACCGCTGGTCTACGAGAGCGTCAACGCCAGCGGCCGCAGCCATCTGTGGTTCGCCGCCCAGCCGCTGAAGCGTCGCCCGGCCAGCGGCAAGGCCACCGAGCCTGCCGCACTGTTCCCGCAAGCCGAGCCGATCAAGGGGCCGGTCGCCTTGCGGATCGCCGCCGGCAGCCACGCACTCCAGCGCGTCGTGCCACTGGCCTCCATCGCTGCCTCAGGCAACAGCAGCGCCTACGAACTGCGCCGCTACGAAGAGGTGTTCACGCTCGCCACCGCCAGCGGCAAGACCCGCAGCCTGTACGACACCAGCGGCACCATTCCCGGCATCCGCGACACCGAGCAGGTCCCGGTTCTTGGCGACAGGGTGACCACGCCCGGCGCGCTGCATGTACTGGGTCGCGTGCCAGTCGCCGCCACGGGGCAAACCTACTTCGACGATGCCGATCGGCTCAATTCGCTGTTCGTCGCGCCGGGTACAACCACCCGCTGAAAGCCGCTATTGCGCGAGCGCAGCCTGGATCTTCAAGGCACTCGGCGAACCGAGTGCCTTCAGCTCCTGGGCGAACAGCGCGATGCGCCATTCCTCGATCAGCCAGCGGGCCGGGTGGAACGGGCCCTTCAGTTGGGTGGCGACAGCGCGCACCTGCTTGAGCATGTCCAGATCGCGCTGCGGCTTGTGCGGCAGGCGCTCGGCGCGGATCGTCGCGGCTTTCAGATAGACGCTGATGCGCGGCCAGATGTCGTCCGGAATGGCGTCGATGAAGCCCGGCGCGAACATCGTCTGCAGCTGGTTGCGCAGATCGGTGTTGGCATCCGGCCAGGGCTTGGCGATGGCGTCCAGCTTCTTGCGCAGCTCCATGCCGACCAGCAGCCAGGCGCAGACTTCCTCGAGCCGCTTGACCGCTTCGCGGCCGAACTCGCCGCGCTTGGCGAGGGCAGCATGAAACGCGGCTTCGTCGCGGATCGCAGCGGGATTCCAGTAGCTGCGCGCGGCACGTTCGGCCACTTGCAGCGCCAGTTGCTCGGCACTCAAACCGGTCTGCGCCAGTGAGATGCCGAGCCGGCTGCGCGCAGTCCTGGCCAAATCCTTCAGGCGATCGGCGACCCGCGCCAGCAGCAGCGCCTGGGTGCCGGCGGCATGCGCCTGGCTGGCAGCTTCGGCGGACTCGAACAGCTTGAGGCCGATGCGTTCGTTGGCGCTGACCAGCGCCGGATAAGCGCGCGCGCCAGCAACTTCGATGAACGCTGGCATGGCGCCGAAATCCCAGTCGAGCACCACGTCGCGGGTCCAACGCTTGGCTTCGGGACTGGTCTCGGCGCGCTTGCCCAGTTCGGTTCTGGCGGCACCGCCGAAGCGCTGCTGCAAGGCGAGCAAGGATTCCGCTTCGCCCATCGCCTTGCCATCGGCCCCGACCAGCACCAGCCGCGGCTTCAGATGCGCTTCGAGCTTGGCCGGCGCGAAATCGTCCGGTTTCAGGATGACGCCGTTCATGTCCTTGAAGCGCGCGCAGACAGAATCAAGCAGTTCGCCACTGGCAGGATTCGCGGCATTGGCGATCGCGTTCGCGTACTCGGCGGCCGGCGTGCATAGCCGGCGCAGGTTCATCGGCAGCGAGCGGATCAGCGCTTCGATCTTCGCCGGCAGCAGCCCCGGCACCAGCCAGTCGAAACGCGCCGCCGGCAGGGTGAACAACTGGGCGATCGGAATCTCGAAGGTGACGCCGTCAGCGTCCGCACCAGGATCATGCGAGTAGCTCAGCTCGATGCGCGTACCGGCCAGATCGAGATGATCCGGAAACAGGCTGGCGACATCGGCATTGGCGCCGGGCTTCAGCGCATCGACCTCACCCATCAGCAACTGCCGTTGCAGTGCCGGCTCGCGGCGCAGGCCGTTCTTCAGGCCGACGGTGGTGCAGATGTCGGTCGGCAGCAGCGTGTCGTAGAACTCGAAGAACTGGCTTTCATCGGCAAGCAGATCCGGCCGCCGCAGCCGCGCTTCCTTGTCGCGCACTTCATCGAGCAGCGCGAGGTTCTTCTCCAGGAACGCCGGCTTGTTCGGCATGTCGCCTCTGACCAGCGCTTCGCGAATGAAGATCTCGCGTGCCTTCGCCGGCTCGTCCTTGCCGTAATGGCGCGCACGGCGCAGCACCTGCATGCCGAACAGGGTGACCACTTCCATCGCCGTGACTTCGCCGCGATCGGCGTGCCAGACCGGGTCCTGCAGCACGCGCTTGACCAGATGCGGCGCAACGTCGGCGAGCCACTCCGGCTGAATCTCGGCGTTGATGCGGCCGAATAGCTGGCTGGTCTGAGCCAGCTGCGCGCTCATGATCCACGGTGGTGGTTTCTTGGCGATCGTCGACGCCGGAAACAGTTTGAAGCGTCGGCCGCGAGGCCCGTTGAACTCGGGCTTTTCGAGAACCTTCTGGCCGATGTGATCGATCAGGCCGGCGAGCAGGCATTTGTGGATGTCGGTGTAGAGCTTGTCGAGCGGCTGCTCGGTCTTCGGCTTGTCGGCGTCCTGCTTGCCGAGCATGTCGACGATCTGCTTGTAGACCGACTCCCACTCCTCCATCCGCAGATAGCTGACGAAGTGCTCCTTGCACAGCTTGCGCAGCTGGCGATTGGAGGCGTTGGCACTCCACTGCTGATAACGCGCCCACAGGTTCAGCAAGCTGAAGTAGTCGGACTTCGCGTGCCGCCACTCGGCGTGCTTGAGGCGCGCGGCGTTCTGCTGATCGGGCGGCACGTCGTGCGGGTCCTGCACCGACAGCGCTGCTGCCAGTACCCAGACGTGTTCGCGGTACGCGGTGCCGCGTCCAGCCTGGGCGATGCGGGCGATGCGCGGATCGAGCGGCAGCCGGCCCAGCTCGCGACCAAGCGGCGTGATGCGCTTGTCGTCGTCGAGCGCTCCGAGCGTCTGCAGCAGGCGATAGCCGTCGGCGATGTGGCGGCCATCCGGTGCATCGAGCCAGGGGAAATCCTCGACATCGCCGAGGCCAAGCGTGGCCATCTGCAGGATCACGCCAGCCAGATTCGAGCGCAGGATTTCCGGATCGGTGAACGGCGGCCGGGTGTCGAAATTCTGCTGATCGTAGAGGCGCAGGCAAATGCCGGGCCCGACGCGACCACAACGGCCGGCACGCTGGTTCGCCGCCGCCTGCGACACCGCTTCGATCTGCAACTGCTGCACACCGAGCCGAGGCGAGAAACGGTTGACTCTCGCGGTGCCGGTATCGATGACATAGCGGATGCCCGGCACCGTCACCGAGGTTTCGGCGACGTTGGTGGCCAGCACGATGCGCGGTGCGCCGCCGCTGGAAAACACCTTGTCCTGCTTCTCGGCTGGCAGTCGCGAATACAGCGGCAGCACTTCGGCGCGCGGAAAGCGGCCGGGCAAGGAACGGGCGAGATCGTTGATCTCACGCTCGCCGGGCAGAAAGATCAGTATGTCGCCGGCCGGTGGCCGGCTGGGCAGCGTGTCGCCGACCCGGCCGGACTGCCACAGCGAATCGATGCCGGACGCGACCTGGCCTTCGAGATCGTCGTCCTGATCCGGTTCGCGATAGCGCATCTCGACCGGATAGGTGCGGCCTTCGACGAGCAGGATCGGCGCCGGCTCGCCGCGTTGGTTGGCGAAGTGCTTGGCGAGCTTTTCCGGATCGAGCGTTGCCGAGGTGATGATCAGCTTCAGCTCGGGCCGGCGCGGCAGCAGGCGCTTCAGCCAGCCGAGCAGGAAATCGATGTTGAGGCTGCGCTCGTGCGCCTCGTCGATGATGATCGTGTCGTAGGCCAGCAGCTCGCGATCACGGCTCAGCTCGGCGAGCAGGATGCCGTCGGTCATCAGCTTCACGAGACTGCGCTCGGACACGCGGCGATCGAAGCGGGTTTCGTAGCCCACCAGTTCGCCGAGCTTGGTATCGAGCTCCGAGGCGATGCGATTGGCGACGCTGCGCGCCGCGAGGCGGCGTGGCTGGGTGTGGCCGATCAAGCCGCGCAGGCCACGCCCAAGCTCCAGACAGAGCTTCGGCAATTGTGTCGTCTTGCCGGAA encodes:
- a CDS encoding type II toxin-antitoxin system CcdA family antitoxin, with product MLAKNPTAKPERRAVNLSVSSKLIDEARAQKLNLSRVLEEALEAKLREQRALQWQEENREAIAFHNERVARDGLWHRGMTRWY
- a CDS encoding response regulator, whose protein sequence is MSEPVLRLALADDQALVRKGLAALLESLGGLDIVIEAADGAALLAALQGTQVDVILSDIRMPVHSGIEVVKLLRARGDYTPVVLLTTFDDPGLMQGAISAGAQGYLLKDAEPDALAAAIRAVAAGRSLVSPQSLDAARRVTAQDDAKPVRLTERELAVLRLVAGGYSNKEIGRALNISDGTVKNHLTEILARLDARDRTHAVLKAIAARLL
- a CDS encoding sensor histidine kinase; the encoded protein is MIDPAPPAARSSWNSPTAPLSLAAYITWLAIAVDPLRDLLNERLAFDARTLIGATGLVLQILLFVRRANTALLDRDAAVCRLVLAQAVAALLAIWGLPQSGSMAVLLILVAAQMFAVYPLRTALLLTLAINAVLAALLIAHWGTASAIPALLSYVGFQAFAALTTTYARRAEEARDALRAINAELLATRQLLLESARGEERLRLSRELHDIAGHKLTALKLQLRMIEREVAEPQRKGVDDCMRLSDELLADVRGVVDTLRAHDGIDLHAALRALAPSLSRPVLRFELDAAARPATLDQAQALLRVAQEGLTNALRHAACATIVLRLQRHDRGIELQIEDDGRAQALPDEGNGLHGMRERLAALGGALSIAVRPEGGLRLSAQLPVSP
- the hrpA gene encoding ATP-dependent RNA helicase HrpA, which encodes MTATPPLQARFDLIRDQLLLRDAARLGRSVAGARNNPKFDAPRFEKDVEAALLAAENRARLRPATINYPAELPVVQAKDELLKAIAEHQVVVLCGETGSGKTTQLPKLCLELGRGLRGLIGHTQPRRLAARSVANRIASELDTKLGELVGYETRFDRRVSERSLVKLMTDGILLAELSRDRELLAYDTIIIDEAHERSLNIDFLLGWLKRLLPRRPELKLIITSATLDPEKLAKHFANQRGEPAPILLVEGRTYPVEMRYREPDQDDDLEGQVASGIDSLWQSGRVGDTLPSRPPAGDILIFLPGEREINDLARSLPGRFPRAEVLPLYSRLPAEKQDKVFSSGGAPRIVLATNVAETSVTVPGIRYVIDTGTARVNRFSPRLGVQQLQIEAVSQAAANQRAGRCGRVGPGICLRLYDQQNFDTRPPFTDPEILRSNLAGVILQMATLGLGDVEDFPWLDAPDGRHIADGYRLLQTLGALDDDKRITPLGRELGRLPLDPRIARIAQAGRGTAYREHVWVLAAALSVQDPHDVPPDQQNAARLKHAEWRHAKSDYFSLLNLWARYQQWSANASNRQLRKLCKEHFVSYLRMEEWESVYKQIVDMLGKQDADKPKTEQPLDKLYTDIHKCLLAGLIDHIGQKVLEKPEFNGPRGRRFKLFPASTIAKKPPPWIMSAQLAQTSQLFGRINAEIQPEWLADVAPHLVKRVLQDPVWHADRGEVTAMEVVTLFGMQVLRRARHYGKDEPAKAREIFIREALVRGDMPNKPAFLEKNLALLDEVRDKEARLRRPDLLADESQFFEFYDTLLPTDICTTVGLKNGLRREPALQRQLLMGEVDALKPGANADVASLFPDHLDLAGTRIELSYSHDPGADADGVTFEIPIAQLFTLPAARFDWLVPGLLPAKIEALIRSLPMNLRRLCTPAAEYANAIANAANPASGELLDSVCARFKDMNGVILKPDDFAPAKLEAHLKPRLVLVGADGKAMGEAESLLALQQRFGGAARTELGKRAETSPEAKRWTRDVVLDWDFGAMPAFIEVAGARAYPALVSANERIGLKLFESAEAASQAHAAGTQALLLARVADRLKDLARTARSRLGISLAQTGLSAEQLALQVAERAARSYWNPAAIRDEAAFHAALAKRGEFGREAVKRLEEVCAWLLVGMELRKKLDAIAKPWPDANTDLRNQLQTMFAPGFIDAIPDDIWPRISVYLKAATIRAERLPHKPQRDLDMLKQVRAVATQLKGPFHPARWLIEEWRIALFAQELKALGSPSALKIQAALAQ